The genomic interval tttccaagtcacttgataatttttttttttttgagacagagccacattatgtaaccctgggtagagtgccgtggcgtcacacctcatagcaaccttaatctcttgggtttaagcgattctcttgcctcagcctcccaagtagctggactacaggcacctgccacaatgaattgaatattacaattttaatacagtgtttgcCCCACAGTCCACCTTCTCTCCTCTTGGCCCAGGATGCTTAAAACTGTCCTTCATGCCTCTATAGCAAGTTTTTCATCTTAAAGGGATTGTAGTACTTACTAATTAaagaaattcttttcattttaaagggACTGTAGTACTTATTaaagaaaactcagaaattcagaaaagtaGGGGAAAAAGGCCACTCATAGTCCATTCCAATCACCCATTGAATATAAGCCAAGAAAGGCAGGGGGGGCATATGTGCACATATAGATGAAACTTGCAAAATGGAGACAAGTTTCCTGAAGATATGTGGCAAGGAGTCCTCAGCCAGGTCATCTTACATTCACCTTTGCAAAGTGACCACACACCCCTCTTGGGCCAAGCACTGCTGTGGCCCCTATGGGGAAAAGTCTCCCACGTCTTCTTCTGGACCTTGAGATTAGAAAAATATCTtatggccaggctcagtggctcaacCTATAaatgtagcactctgggaggctgaggcaggtggattgcttgagcttcccgagttcaagaccagcctgagcaagagtgagagcccatctccaaaaatagccaggcatgtagcaggcacctgtaatctcagctacctgggaggctgaggcaagaggatcacttgaacccaagagtttgaggttcctgtgagctatggcactatggcacagagggcaacaaagtaagacttggtctcaaagagaaagaaataaaaataaaataaataaataaataaacactttcTGTAGCTCAGGATTCAGTGGGAAAGGCCTCTCTAAGTAAGACACAAAACCCAGaagcaacaagagaaaaaaatcagcaaatttaagattaaaaacTTCTCATATTCAGAAGATTCCCTAAGCTCAGTTACAGGACAAGTGGCAGATTGGGATAAAACAGTCAATATATTTGACAAAGATTTTATCTTCAGAGTGTGTAAAGAACTCCTAAAtgtcaagaaaaatataaacacatatgcAAAGGATGTAACTAGAAGATTCATAGTATTCAAACAGCCGATAAACATGAAACAAGAAATTTGCACTGAAACAGCagtgctttcttttggtttccagaATGTCACACTTGCTGCACTCACTGGCCTGATTTTCCTCCTACCAATTTGGGGGCTCCTCATGAGTCTTTCtggtcctttctttctttctttcttttttttttttgaggcagagtctgattttgttgccctcagtagagtactgtgacatcacagctcacagcaacctcaaactcttaggcttaagtgattctttagcctcagcctcctgagtagggagtataggtgcccgccacaatgcgcagctatttttttttttttttagaggtcttgcttatgagctcaggcaattcacccacctcgccccccaaatgctaggattacaggcatgagccaccacacccagtccctTTCTGGTCCTTTTGAGCCCTAAACCACCTTGGAGTACCCAGGGCAttgtccttttccttttttttttcttttttagacagagtttcattctgttgcccagtctaCAATACTGAGGCATCAGGCctgctcacaggaacctcaaacttttaggttcaagtgatcctccagcttcagcctcctgattagctaggattacaggtacctgccaggaCATTCagctcactttttctatttttagtacagatggggtcttgctcttgctcaggctggtcttgaactcctaagctcaagggatccacctgccttggcttccaagagtgctaggattacaggtatgagccaccacacctgtctacGTTGGACCTCTTTGTCTACACTCACTCACTTGATGCTTCATCCAGCCCCAGGTCCTCAGGCTGTTCTGGATCAGAGCCTTCTCCTTTGTCTACTGCATGAGTTCCCCATCATACAGctctaagagatttttttttttttttttgtagagacagagtctcactttaccgccatcagtagagtgtcatgacgtcacaaggctcacagcaacctccagctcttgggcttaagcgattgaacccgctaccctcggtatatgggaccggtgccctactcactgagccacaggcgccgcccaaactccACTATGGGCTgggcgcaggggctcacacctgcaattccagcactctgggaggccaaggcaggtagattgcctgagctcagaagttcaagaccagcctgagtcagagccagacctcatctctaaaattagctgggcatagtggcaggcacctgtagtcccagctacttgggaggctgaggcaagagaatcgcttaagcccaagagtctgaggttgctgtgagctgtgacgccactgcactctactgagggcaacaaaatgagactgtctcaaaatataaaaaagggtGGTGAGTCTGAGTAGCCTCGTTTGTCACCATGTCCTCTCATAAGACTTTCAGAATCAAGCGGGTtttggccaagaaacaaaaaacaaaatcgtCCCATTCCCCAGTAGATTCTAATGAAAACTGGTAATAAAATCAGGTACAACTTGAAGAGGAGACACTGGAGAAGAACCAAGCTGGGTCTATAAGAAATTACACATGAGACGGCATGTACTTATTATGCTGTATTACGGTCACTGTCATCATCTTACCATATCAAGCTGAAAATGTCATCAGTTGGATATTTGCCACACTTCACtgggaaaatgagttttctcttcGTTTATGTGCTATTCCCTAATAAGCTGGTGCAGTAATAAATATGTGAGACCTTGTGTTTGAAGTACTGAGTTGCCCCTCCCCCAGAAGACCTAACACAACACTGTCCTgcagaactttctgcaatgatagAAATGCCCCTAGCTACCAAGTTCTTGACATGCTTAATATAAAGTTTCACTTTTTcagtttattataattaaatttaaagttttttgttttgttttgtttttggagacagtctctgttgcccattgacccaggctagagtgatgtggtatcagcctagctcacaacagcctcaaattcctgggctcaccccagtagctgggactatagtctcctgccatgacacctggccagtttttttctatttttagtagagatgaggtcacttgctcaggctggtcttaaaagctcaggcaatcctcccacctctggcctcccagagtgctaggattacaggtgtgagccacattcTTCCTTAAACATCTGCATAAAGCTAGTCTATaccagttctttttatttatgtttttgagacagtctcaagctgttgagTTAGGTAGAGTGcttctggcatcatagctcacagccacctcaaactcttgagcttaagcaattctcttgcctcagcctcccaagtagctgggactacaggtgcccgccacaaggcccggctattttttggttgtagttgtcattggcagccctgggctggattcgaacccaccagctctggcatatatggctggcgccatagccactGAGCTGTAGGCACCAAGGgtataccaattttttaaaataaatcatagctgtgtacattgatacaattatgggatacaatgtaatgcttttgtatacaatttgaaatattttcatcaaactggttaatgtagccttggcattttcttggttattgtgttaagacatttatattctacacctagtaaatttcacatgtacccttataagatgcaccctaggtgtggtcccaccaattaccctcccaccattcatcctcccctccctctaccaattttttttattaaatcatagctgtgtacactaatgtaatcatggggtacagtgtgctggttttatatacaattgaaatgtttttatcaaacttgataacatagtcttcatggcattttcttagttattatgttaagacatttatattctacacctagtaaatttcacatgttgtacccttgtaagatgcaccataggtatggtctcaccaagtaccctccctctataccaatttttttttattaaatcatagctgtgtacattaatgtaatcatggggtacaatgtgctggttttatatacaattgaaatgtttttatcaaaCTTGATAACATAgtcttcaaggcattttcttagttattgtgttaagacctttatattctatacttagtaaatttcacatgtacccttgtaggatgcaccataggtgtggtcccaccaattactttcCACCCATTCTcctcccacccctctcctcctctcctccatctcctctttccccttcttcttggactgtcattgggttatagctttcataataaagctgtaaattggtttcatagtaaaaaaataaaaataaaataaaaaagaattaaaagctaaAAGCACCACTTTGCATTGTTTTAAGAACTTagcatttttatgttttggtGCAGAAGGAAGAGGTTTTTGGGATTCATACTTATATATATACATGACGTTATTTCTGTAAATGCAAGCACATACATTTATGGCTATATGCATGGAAAAGCCTAGGAAGTGACACACCAGGATGTTATAGCATCTGTGGGTCGTAGGATTActagaacttttaaaatgttgttagTACCATCAAAACAGATTTATAACTGTAGTGCTGCTGATGAAAATAACCTCAATATTGTAGCCTATGTAACAATAAGTTACAGAGATTAATGCTCCTTTATAGTTAGGACAATATGCAACCATTAAAAAGCATTCTGGCAAAGATATTTACCGCTATGGCAAAATTCTCATAAGTTGATGTCAGGTAAAACAGCAGATGCCAGTCTATACAGTCTGATGCCGGTTTtatacaattaattttaaaaaagaaaactgtttgcACCCAGAGACAAAACTTGAAGGAAATGTACCAAAAATGTTACCTGTGCATCGCTCCAGGTGCGTGTGTGAAAGGCGAATTTTagctttctgtatttttcagtttccGCAAGAATGTAGGTCATTTATAccttaacaaaacaaaacctggtTGTTATGTTTCCGAACAAATCTCTGTCCACCTCGCGCCGCGGCGACGCAGCGAGTACCCACTCGCCCTGCAGCCACTCGTAGCCGGACACCGAAGCACGGGCTAGTCCCAAGGCCACAGCGCCCCCCCGCGGCAGGTCCGGGGCGGCGGGAAGGGGGTGGGCGCCGAGGGCCGGGAGGCGGTGCCGGGCGTCCCCGCGCTTCCCGCGAGATCCGGCTCCACCCGCTCCGCCCCGCTCCCCGCGCTCCCTGCTCCCAGCACCGCGGCACTTCCTGCCTTCCGCGTCCGCGCCGCCCGCTCTCGTTCGCGCCTACCGCCTGCTGCCTGCCGCTCGGCGACGCGCCCGCAGGCGCTCCCAGAGGTGCCCCCGGCCCGGCCGGGTCGTCGCCTCGCTGCCGCGCCTGCAAGCCGCTTTGTCTCGGGCGGGGCGGGCAGGAGAGGCCGCCAGGTGCCCCCCGCCGCGGGCCCGGGCTCCCCGCcccggggcggcggcggcggcgccggGCCCCGGGGCGGGGGGCGCGCCGGGATGGGCCCCAAGCGGCGACAGCTGACGTTCCGGGAGAAGTCGCGGATCATCCAGGAGGTGGAGGAGAACCCGGACCTGCGCAAGGGCGAGATCGCGCGGCGCTTCAACATCCCGCCGTCCACGCTGAGTACCATTCTGAAGAACAAGCGCGCCATCCTGGCGTCGGAGCGCAAGTACGGTGTGGCCTCCACCTGCCGCAAGACCAACAAGCTGTCCCCCTATGACAAGCTTGAGGGATTGCTCATCGCCTGGTTCCAGCAGATCCGCGCCGCTGGCCTGCCGGTCAAGGGCATCATCCTCAAGGAGAAGGCGCTGCGTATAGCTGAGGAGCTGGGCATGGACGACTTCACCGCTTCCAATGGCTGGCTGGACCGCTTTCGCCGACGCCACGGTGTAGTGTCCTGCAGCGGCGTGGCCCGCGCTCGGGCGCGAAACTCTGCACCCCGGGCCCCAGCAGCGTCTGCCAGCCCGGCCGCGGTGCCCTCGGAGGACAGCGGTGGGGGTACGACGGGCTGGCGCGCTCAAGAGGAACAGCCACCGTCGGTGGCCGAGGGCTATGCCTCCCAGGACGTGTTCAGCGCTACCGAGACCAGTCTGTGGTACGACTTCCTGCCCGACCAGGCCACTGGGCTGTGCGGAGGAGATGGACGGACGCGCCAAGCCACCCAGCGCCTGAGCGTCTTGCTGTGTGCAAACGCTGATGGCAGCGAGAAGCTGCCCCCGCTAGTGGCTGGCAAGTCGGCGAAGCCCCGTGCAGGCCAAGCCGGCCTGCCCTGCGACTACACCGCCAACTCTAAGGGTGGTGTAACCACGCAGGCCCTGGCCAAGTACTTGAAGGCCCTCGACACCCGAATGGCTGCAGAGTCTCGCCGGGTCCTCCTTCTGGCCGGCCGCTTGGCTGCCCAGTCCCTGGACACCTCAGGCCTGCGACACGTGCAACTAGCCTTCTTCCCGCCGGGCACCGTGCATCCGCTAGAGCGGGGAGTGGTCCAACAGGTGAAGGGCCACTACCGCCAGGCTATGCTGCTCAAGGCCATGGCTGCACTAGAGGGCCAGGATCGCTCGGGCTTGCAGCTGGGCCTCATGGAGGCCCTGCACTTTGTGGCTGCAGCCTGGCAGGCAGTGGAGCCTTCGGACATAGCCGCCTGCTTTCGGGAAGCTGGCTTTGGAGGTGGCCCTAATGCCACCATCACCACTTCTCTCAAGagtgagggggaggaagaggaggaggatgaggaagaagaggaagaggaagaagagggtgaaggggaggaagagggggaagagggtgaggaagaggaggaggaggaaggaggggaaggggaggaattaggggaggaggaggaggtagaAGAGGAGGGTGATGTTGATGACagtgatgaagaggaggaggaggaggaggaggagagctcCTCTGAGGGCTTGGAGGCTGAGGACTGGGCCCAGGGAGTGGTGGAAGCCGGTGGCAGCTTCAGAGGTTATGGTGCTCAGGAGGaggcccagtgccctactctccATTTCCTGGAAGGTGGAGAGGACTCTGAGTCGGACAGTGAGGAAGATGATGATGAGGAAGATGacgatgatgaagatgatgatgacgatgatgatgaggATGGTGATGAGGTGCCTGTACCCAGCTTTGGGGAGGCCATGGCTTACTTTGCCATGGTAAAGAGGTACTTGACCTCCTTCCCTATTGATGACCGTGTACAGAGCCACATCCTCCACTTGGAACATGATCTGGTCCATGTAACCAGGAAGAACCATGCCAGGCAGGCAGGAGTTCGGGGTCTTGGGCATCAAAGCTGAGTCAACAGGCCTAGCCATGCCCCCAATCCAGATTGGAGGCAGCAGCCCAGGGCAAAGGACTCTGTGCACTTGCTATGGATGGATTCAGAAGTGTGGAGCCCCAGATCCTTTAGCAATGTTTCTTTCCCTGGCCCTGGGGCAGACCTGGTCTCCTTGGTCTCACTGCCTGCTTATTGCCTCTTTCTCAGAATCCTCTTATCTCCCCATTTTCCCCTGGGCTCCAGGGGACCctgtggggtgggtggggagctgTCCGGTGCTACCACACCGTGCCCTCAGTGGACTAACCACAGCAGAAGCCAGGGGTGGGCCCTGGAAGCTCCTGGCTTGAGTGTGCCTCTCCCCTCTGCCGTCCACACCAGGTCTTTGGTGGGAGGGGACCCCAAAGCCATTCTGGGAAGGACTCCAGAGGAAGGTCCAGCCTAGACCCCCAAAAGGCTGGCAGCCACCACCAACCCCCTCCTGGGCCATAAGAAGCACAGTCTAACTCACCATGGGCTCCTGAGCCTGCTTCTGCCTGCTCTCCACCTCCCCAGTTCCTTTCTCTGGCTCAGTCCATGTGGCTTGGGCCCTTGGTTCTCTTTCCAGATTGGAGGTTTCCAAGAGTTCCTCTAGGGGAGTGACAGTGGGTGCTTCCCTGGTGGGCAGCTACAGGCCCCACGCCTCTCCTCCCTTTCTGGCAGGGCGCCATCCTGGGCAGAGGGGCCTGGGGCTGAGCCCAGAGTCCAGCCATCCAGCTGCTCCTTTCCCAGTTCGAATTCAATAAACCTGTCCACTCCCCTTTTGTGGGGTGAACATTTTAACAGCCAAGGGTGCATCCTTCATGGTCTGGGCTTGCGTCTATCTTGGGGCACACATTCTTTCCTGGTTTACTTTGAGCCTTGCTGTGATGGGACATGGAAGCAAGTGTTAAGAGGGTGGCCCTGACAGATGCGGGGgaggggcttggcgcctgtagcacagtgtaagttatggtgctagccacatacactgagggtggcaggtttgaactcagcccaggccagctaaacaacaatgacaactgcaacagaaaaaatagtcgggcgttgtggtgggcgcttgtagtcccagtttcttgggaggctgaagcaagagaatcgcttaagcccaagagtttgagattgctgtgagctgtgatgccatagtactctattgagggtgacatagtgagactctcaaaaaaaaaaagcttagggAGGAAGGTAACTTAGGTGCTTAGGTGTATCTGCCTAGGGGTGGCTTAGAGGAAGCTTAGCCTTGCATTGCTTTGGGGTTAGAAAAAAGCTTGGGGTCActtggctggggcaggaggagggtgcCAGCAGTCTCTTTTGGGCCAAATCAAACAATATGCACCTGGGGACTAGGCCTACCAAGGCTGGTTTTAAAAGGTCCTTGCAGGCCTGGGGCCAGAACAGAAGGGTATT from Nycticebus coucang isolate mNycCou1 chromosome 21, mNycCou1.pri, whole genome shotgun sequence carries:
- the CENPB gene encoding major centromere autoantigen B, whose product is MGPKRRQLTFREKSRIIQEVEENPDLRKGEIARRFNIPPSTLSTILKNKRAILASERKYGVASTCRKTNKLSPYDKLEGLLIAWFQQIRAAGLPVKGIILKEKALRIAEELGMDDFTASNGWLDRFRRRHGVVSCSGVARARARNSAPRAPAASASPAAVPSEDSGGGTTGWRAQEEQPPSVAEGYASQDVFSATETSLWYDFLPDQATGLCGGDGRTRQATQRLSVLLCANADGSEKLPPLVAGKSAKPRAGQAGLPCDYTANSKGGVTTQALAKYLKALDTRMAAESRRVLLLAGRLAAQSLDTSGLRHVQLAFFPPGTVHPLERGVVQQVKGHYRQAMLLKAMAALEGQDRSGLQLGLMEALHFVAAAWQAVEPSDIAACFREAGFGGGPNATITTSLKSEGEEEEEDEEEEEEEEEGEGEEEGEEGEEEEEEEGGEGEELGEEEEVEEEGDVDDSDEEEEEEEEESSSEGLEAEDWAQGVVEAGGSFRGYGAQEEAQCPTLHFLEGGEDSESDSEEDDDEEDDDDEDDDDDDDEDGDEVPVPSFGEAMAYFAMVKRYLTSFPIDDRVQSHILHLEHDLVHVTRKNHARQAGVRGLGHQS